A region of Salinibacter sp. 10B DNA encodes the following proteins:
- a CDS encoding CDGSH iron-sulfur domain-containing protein, translated as MDTNVYTYEGDEVTVTWDRARCIHAEACVKGLPSVFDPNRRPWIEPDQAEADAVEAVVPHCPTGALHLTRNDTNPEPTPDANRISISPNGPLYVHADAELIDSDGETLLTDTRMALCRCGLSDNKPLCDGSHDEGFAADGHIAVNLLSTPDDADESGPLRIRATEDGPFVVEGPVSITGADEEISGSRGALCRCGASGSKPFCDGSHSEVDFKAD; from the coding sequence ATGGATACCAACGTCTACACCTACGAGGGCGACGAGGTCACGGTCACCTGGGACCGCGCGCGCTGCATCCACGCCGAGGCCTGCGTGAAGGGACTGCCCAGCGTGTTCGACCCGAACCGGCGCCCCTGGATCGAACCCGACCAGGCCGAGGCCGACGCCGTGGAAGCCGTCGTGCCCCACTGTCCCACCGGTGCACTCCACCTCACCCGCAACGACACCAACCCGGAGCCCACGCCCGACGCAAACCGCATCTCCATTTCCCCAAACGGCCCCCTCTACGTCCACGCCGACGCCGAACTCATCGACAGCGACGGCGAGACGCTGCTCACGGATACGCGCATGGCCCTCTGCCGCTGTGGCCTGTCCGATAACAAACCGCTCTGCGACGGCAGCCACGACGAGGGCTTTGCGGCCGACGGGCACATCGCGGTCAACCTTCTTTCCACACCGGACGACGCCGACGAAAGCGGTCCGCTTCGCATTCGCGCCACCGAGGACGGACCGTTCGTGGTCGAGGGTCCGGTCTCAATTACAGGGGCCGATGAGGAGATCTCAGGCTCTCGCGGCGCCCTCTGCCGCTGCGGGGCCTCCGGCAGCAAGCCGTTCTGCGACGGAAGCCACAGTGAGGTTGATTTCAAGGCCGATTGA